ACTACCTCTTCAAGTCTTCACTTCTTCCCTTTAtacttcagaatcttctgtgAGTGAAAGATAGTTATTGCAGCCCGTTGGAGCGTGTATATCACAGAGCTTCTAGCTGTTGGATCAAACGGTACAAAATGTACTTGCGTTAGAGCGTGGTACTGTTTGATGGAGATCTTATGCTGTAAAGATGTAATATGTCATATAGCAGCTAGAAGAGGTCTGAATTTCTATCCGTTGATGTAGAGATATGGAAATCTGTTAGTGACACCACGATGCTTTTCTCTTCATCATAGCATTGTGTCAGAGATTGAAATTTCATCTTGAAACTTCTGCACAAAGCTTTCTTGGCTTTATCTTAACGGGATATTTACTTGATTTGACTTTGTATCATTCTTCAAATGTAAGCTTGAAATTCTTCTTCAGATGATCTTCTGCTTCTATCGTCTTCATTTTGCTTCAGACGAACTTTCTTCAATTCATCAGCGATGAGACTTGCTTTCGCTATTTTGCTTTCTCTCAGATGATTTAACTGAGAGGCTTGTTcttcttcactttttttttttctgaagctTCAGACTTCATTTCATGATAGACGATGGTGGCTCCAGATGTTCATTGTTCTAATGTTCAACAAACGATGTTGCTTGCTTCAGTCATTCTTCTTTCAGGAGATTTATCAGTTCGGTGCAAGCTTCATTCCTTTCTTCAGTTGGTCATTCAATAATTGATGGCTTTTAGCTTTGAacaacattcttcttcttctttttcttcagaaaTGAATTGTCTTGTGTTGCCTGAATCAGATTGATGTTTGTAGGCGTAGACAGTAAACTTTGCtccatttcttcatttcttgcgtgagagagagaaagaggaaactttgCTGTTGACATGTTGTAAGACcccgaaataaataactagcttaattatttattttcgttgtattaattaattgaatgtttatattctattgtttttatgttattttcctgTCTCGAATTTAATTGCGAATCAtggaaattaattaaatgataattaatttcggaatatgTTTGATTTTGACACTATAATCAGTTTGAATGTCAGCACGAGTCGTTTTCTCACCCGACTATGGTTCAGAGTGTCTGAAAAAGGCTATTTCCGCTCCTAGAGCATTGTTTAAGTTATATTTCAAATCGGCAGAAAAATTAGACTCTTAAGGTATTTTTCTGATGACGTGTGTTCCATTCTGGAACTTTCGACTGTAAGCTCGATAGTTTTCACTTTCTGGAAACTCGATAAAGTTATACTTTATCTCCGCAAGGACTTGAGCGAGACCATGTACAAAAGGTTTTTCCGTTCGGAACTTCTTTCAGAAATTTCATCCGCAATGTCTTAATTTCTTCACTACTACGAATCTTTTTcttgaaggaagttttctcgtcCGACGTGAATTGCGAAAAGTAGTTCTGCGGCAGATTTGTAAGCGGACTGCATTTAAAccattttctcattttaaatGAGCTCTAAAATAAGTTTCGACATTCTATCGTCGAATACTTACTTTAAATCAacagatgaaagtaccaaaacaCTCGAACctgcaaaatcttttttttttcttcttttccctGCCCCTATAAAAGGAGGAAAAAACTATCACCGATCATGATTAATCACCCAACGAGCCACGCAAGTGAGAGAGGGAGGAGGAGAGTTCGCGACCGTTCGTCCGTTTCTCGACCGATCGACGTGATTTCAGTGGCATTGAAAAGGCACGAAGGTAAGGATCATTATCCATGCATCCTTTTCTTGTTTCATGtcttttttcatgtttttttgtgctcaaagtttggagctttttgatAAAAAGTAGGTTTAGGTTCTTTTATTCTGTCAAATATCTTCTATGCTTTCTATACACTTCATATTCATGATCCATGCGCTTATATTCTTGCCGTGGTGCCGTAGATCTGAAATCTTAGCCAGaaactcatttttgatcaatcGTTACTTTGTGACGCTTAAAGTCTTGACCTTGCTTAGCGCttgtaggattagttgttagtaaatatattttttatagcTATTCAATTCTTGGATCTGTCTATATTTTTTACCTATAAAtagtaatttttattattattcttaCAATTCATTCTCTTGTTATCTTCTTAAATTCGAGTATATAAGTAAGGGacataaacatatttaaccctttttAATTTGACACAACCTGTTGTATTCAAATTGAATTTCTTTGAAGTCGAACATATTCAAAATGAATAATTATTCATGATAGCATCAAACTAATTAAGAAGACAACTATGAACTAAAACTAAAACGACTGAACAAGGTGCTTGATATCGATTGGATAAGTGAAGGCTGGATTAGAAGCATTATATGAAGCAAATGCAGTGAATATGTTGGCAGCTTTTGTAGGATGGAATTCATCCCAGAAAATATACTCATTCCTATTCTGGCATGGAATTTGATCACGAATACAAAGTCCATGTGCCCCTGTTTTGCAGCAGCTTGCATTCAAAACTTTGAAACCTGAAATACAAGAATCATTGTATATAGTACTACACACCAAAATCAAAGTTACACAATCAATTGATTTAGTTTAGAAGGTGATACGAAacatgagaaaaaaaatatataccaaGTGAATTGCCAAGGGATCCAGCTGTACTGTTTATGAAGATGAATTTAGAATCAGCAGAGAACTTGTGATTGAATTTTTGCACAGAAGATTTAAGCTTGTTGTTAAATATGATTGCAGCAGCATTCTCCTCTTCAACACAAGCTCCATTTGTCCCACGAGTAGAAATGGCATTTGGAGTGCAACCTATAAGTCCCATCCCAACCAGCACGTATTTTCTTGCCCCAAAATCCTGGAGACCCTGctcccaaaataaaaataatttgtatGCAAATTGTTGTAAATCATGTTAGGGATGCCATGGGGTTTGAGTAAGATTCAACACCACTAATAATAATTGAATTGATTGATTCTATTATTTATCAAAGTAAACTAGTAAAGTACATGCTTTCATTATGCCAAAGTTCATTATCAAAATATAAATACTTTATTCTACATGTTGcacaaatatttattttaaatcctaAAGAACATATTTTCTTTCTAAAAGTTTGATTAAtctacaaaaaaattaaaatagttatATCAACAAGGGGTTAGTTTAGTGATAAGCAAATCAAATCCCATAAAATGTCAGGTAAatgattttatttcattaactTAGTAGTTTTTCTAGTAAGCTAGCTACTTGAGATAGCTTCTACCTTTTTGCatttattttcacttttataTATTATCATCCTTatcatttaatttaaaaaaaaagtaaacagTAATAATTATGATAATTTCATATACAACACATGTTTTCAGGTAACTTTTCAACCTTCAACTAATGTATCAGCTGGGTGTTGTCAAACAATGTTTAATATAGAAAAGATcaaatcatctttttttttttcttttaaatttgagttttgattcttttgcactttttttttcatgtttctgTCTTCATTTACTTTCACATCATTTATCACACATCTCACTTACTATTTTATTCTTATACTCTTTATTAACGTTGAGTTGGAATTAGATCGTGAACAAAATCGGTCAACACCTTGTTGAGGCTTTAGAATTCCCCTTTTAAAAGTCACAAAAGAACCTCCTTACGCAATAACGTGATTCAAATCTCTAGCAAATGCACCAGTGAGTCAGTGACAATTACTTTGTCAACTTCATCAAAACAATTACTTTGTCATGTGTTGAAAAACAcgcataaaataaaataaaaaatacctgTAAATATAGAGATAATTGGTCAATAAGAACTTTGGCATACCGCTCTGGAGTATAGAAGTGGCTTGTTGGGTAGATCTCTGGAAGGAAATAGTTGTTTATGTAATCATTGTTGCCTATATTCACATAATACAAGCACTTGTTAAGATGTTTTGCTGCTTTGTGAAAACCTCCAAGTTTGGCTGCAATTTTGGAAACTATAGCTATATGGTTTGCAAATTGTACGGCCAAACTGATATCAGCACCCTGCGTTGACATGAAATGATCATTGAAATACAAATCCTCTCTAAACATTAACCAAAAAACCGATTGAAGATAATTAAGAGTGAACAAATAAGAGAAGCTTAAAGATTGTTTTATCTATACCATGTGTGTGCCGCTCTCAACGCGAATTCCAGCTGCAGCGGATGCATAGTTCACACCTTTCAGTATGTCTGAGTCACTAGTGTTTGCAAATGGTGGGATGAAATTCTCAAATCCCAGCAGTTGGCCTGCAATGACAATGGTGAAATGTTAGTTTGAGCTCTATAAAAATGGTTGACCATGTTATAAATTGATCGATGTTATAGAATTTATGTTTGTTGTAGCCGTCTTGCGGTCAAGTTTTACACTGAAAGCTATTTTTCACTTTGTGAAtttctttttgtgttttatAGAAGTTGAACTtccaaaaatatatatttataattcttccggaacataaaaaatattcaCTTCCGGAAGTTCGAGTTCTGGAAGAGCAGAACATGACTGCAATGAAGGTAGGAACCAACAACTATAGTGGATCTATATCAATCCACTCTTATATCATGTTTTTACTACTGACACATTTAGTATGTGTTatttaaaataagaaataagtTTCTTATATGCAAAAATTAATTAGTTAAAGCTTTAATTTTGTAAGTTTTATATTTGTGATGCATGGAAAAAAATTGAGTTCATGAAGACTAGGTCATCCATAGTCACAAAGTTAACTcgtaaaaatttaaacaaagcTAGTAAGAATGCAGTCCATTAGtacttttataaaatataaataatcaataataaattgaaattgagattttttttaaatattctttTAATGGTAGAAAATTAAGTTACAATTATTTTTAAGCTAGCATGCCGTTTGGTTTGATACTGATCGGAGAAATTAAGGAAATTAAACTTATTCCTTGatagaataataattttaaaagatGATTAATACTAATTAGATTTTAGTCTAACATAAACGATCATATGTGAAAAATACATAATTTTGTAAGAAGTGAGATAATAATATGGCTTTATATACAATATTCAAGAAATATGActcaattaaatttaatatataaggTAGGATTTGAGTTTGAAACTTTGACGCGAGCTAATTAATTACGTACCAATACATCCTTAAGATTAAAAGAGGAGATAGACAAATGACACATTGAAGGGTGCAAccgtgcaatttatctttttaatgtaccaaaaaaaattctactGTATAGAGGTTAGAGAAAGTTACTAATTATGTCAACTGTAGTTGGTCCGTTTGTAAATCTTCCAGTTGGACCTGTTGGAAAATCGATGCCATATGGTTTGTAATTGGATTTTGTAGATGTTACAAGGTTGTTGTTGTTTCCATTATCAGACAGAGAGTCACCAAAGATAAAGAGGCAAGGTACTTCGGGTTTTCCATGGACAGAATGTTGCATGCAGTTTGCAACcaagagaagaagaggaagaaataaCCATGTCTTAGTCTCACAAGGCattttctatagctaaaataaaGCTAATAATGATTGAAGGAAAGAAGATTGGGCTAGTTATTATCCACGAAGTAAGGAGATGCTATATATAAGGTGGGGTGAGAATTTTTTTGACCAAGTTGGAGGATTTTTTATCAAAGTTTAAGAGGAGCTACGTGGGATGGCGGGTTTGGCAagtttgttatattttaatggcttaaatactctggaggtccctgaaattgtctaTCGTTcaaaaataagtccctgaaattttttttccgaatccctggaaaaaaaatttaatcagaataagtccctactcgtgtttctAGCCTATGTGGcacaatttttgctgagtcatttattccacgtggcttttctaatttttttaaatacacatggattaaaaaaataaaattaaagatgtaaatttaaaattaaaatctttttagggatttagggttaattagatttagagATTTatggttaattagatttagggttaattaggttaataagatttaaatttaaacatttaaacatttaaatttaaaattaaaatctttttagggatttagggttaattaggttaataagattttaattttaaatttaaatgtttaattttatttttttaatccatgtgtattaagaaaaatagaaaagccacgtggaataaatgactcagcaaaaattgagccacatagGCTGAAAACACGAGTatggacttattctgattaaaaaaaattccagggattcggaatcagaaaaaaaaatttcagggacttattttcgtacggcaGACAATTccagggacctccagagtatttaaaccTATTTTAATAAAGGAGAATACTTAGCTATAGTTTGATAATTCCATGTGTGCGGTTTATGTTCTTAggtgctttgtttttcttttttcatcaaAGTCGAACTTAAATTTGTGCTTGAGAGATAACTGTTCATATATTCATAAGGAATGTATGTACTGTCAAAAAGAGAGGAGGCATGATGATCCCCCGACCGTCTTCTAATTAAAATATGATGATacacaaattaaaaattgatAAGTTTACGAAATTATCACGATTAAGTCAAGTAGCTGAAATTTTAAGGTCAAGAACACAAACAACAACTAAAATACAGTAATTTTTTTCTGATAAGCACTAAAATACAGTAATAAGTTTATCCATTAATAAACTAACATTTTAAAGCTGCAAGATGCGCATAGACTGGCAGGTTTTTTACATATTAATAAACTAGCTAACAATTTAAAAGCTGCAAGATGCACTGTAGGAATACATATTTTAATGTTGCACCAAGCTGAAATCGATGTATGAACTGCTGTGCAGATTTGGCTGGCTGTATTTTGGTGTTTAGTGTTGTCTTTTCTACAAATTTTATAGTTCCATGTCTTCTCGTGTCATATTTAAAGTAAGCTTGaaagaattatttatttaaatcaaGATTTACCAAATCTCAAATATTCTGATTATTGTGAATATACGTGTGAGTGTGAAGTTTACATTGACTATTCATGTGCTAGAAATATTCTTGAAAGTTATAAAATATATGATTTAtactataatataaaattattcaagTGACTCTTACGCAGCAACCGTTTAAGTTTTAATTTTAGGATAATTAGTTATTTGATATCGTATCAAAATCTCTACGGTCAAGCGGTCCAGAGTTCGATAGACGCTCTCAATTCTtcaaataaaaagttgaattaaaACATATGGTAGGTGAATTTGTGCATTGTCTACGTTTCAAGCCCATATTGTGTGAGGGAGCATGTTAGAatctaatataaaaaaatccatTTATGTGGCCTTTACCCAACAACTTCAATTTTTGAGATAATTGATTGTTTGACAGAgatgttatattttataaacTCTCTTAGTGTCTTATTTAGGTTTGACCTATTGTTGATGTTGGAAAAATAATGGTATTTCAAAAGattcaagtcccacattgcttgtGCATTGAACTTTCTAAAGGTTAATATATCAAACCTCTCTTGTGCATGTTAAAGAGCATAATAAGAAGTGGCCCTCGTGCACATGAGAGTTGGGCCTCGTTGGCCAAACGTAGTGCAAATCAGAGGATTTGCGCGCACGTCACATGGGTCGGGCATGTTTTttgttaaaattttatattatttttgcaCCTTACCTGAAACCCTCGTTTTTCACATGTTCACCGTCCACACAGTCTAACCTTAAAAACTGCCACCTGGTACCACCGGATGAATCTGTTTAATCTTGGGGAGGTGTTTTGGTTTTTCCGGGGATAAATGAGGGTCGTGCGTGTGATTTACTTCATTAGGCGTGTAGTCCAAATACAAGTTGTAAAGACGATAAAATAGAGAGCTAAGCAACGGACAATGCACACAAGTTTTTTTATCCTGCTTCACCCTATATCGGTGGGCTACGTCTAGTCCTTGGCAAcaaccaagattttcactatcaAGTATCAAAGACTTCTTCATACAAGTATTATTGTACGTGTCTCTTCAGACACATTGAGTATTCTTTAGCCATTGCCTCTCCAGacattgttgagtattcttaTACAAGCCTTTACAGGCTAAACGCAAAGAATTTACCCCTGCCTCTCAAGGCATAACGAGTACTCCCTTtgttcctttttataagaaccaaactaACTTTGTACGCCCCTTAAGAAAGTTGGTTAATATACTTTTTTGCATTAAATGTTTTCTGAAATGTTGTTGAATATCCAAAGTTATCCTTAAGATACTTCTTTTTAATATGTTTCCATCATTAATGCATTTCAATATTTCTAGAATTGAATAAGAGTAAAATTGTGAAAAAGTAGTTAATATGACAAAAAGTtttatttggttcttataaaaaggaacaACCTCCACCCATCATTTGGTTTTTATATAAAGGAGtggagggagtattattttaTACACTACCTCTCTAGGTAAAAGAGTATTCTTTTAAACACTGCATCTCCAGGAAAATGAGTATTCTTTTATACACTACCTCTCCAGGTAAACAAGTATTATTTATCCTGACTATCTAGACATTGTTGAGTATTTTTTCTCCTGCCTCTTCAGACATTACAAGTATTCTTTTATGTGCCTCTTCAGGCACATTGATACATGAATTGATTACATTTGAGAGTGTTGTTCATATTAACCTATGAGATGTACACATATGTGCAATACAATCAATTCATCTCTAGTTGTATATGATAGAGCTAATAGATAATGAATTGCTCTCAGTCTTTTTTGGAATTGACTTGATCTCCTTGTAGAGTGGATGTTGGATGCCCTTGATCAAGATCATTCTTTCTTATAGCATAGGCATGGATGTTTCGTGGAATTAGTTTAGCctagattttcttcatcgtgtTGTTGTTCAAGTATTTTATGTTATCTAGAAATGAGAGTGAAAATCTGGACCATCAACATCAGTGAGCGTCTTCTTTTTCTTGCTACATGGATCTTTGAGCGAGTGAATCCAGTATATTTGACCTCATGTAAGATGCACTTCTCAATAGATTGGGAATGCTCTTCCTCAATCAGTGCATtatatctcttcttcttcttcttcttcttcttcttcttcttcttcttcttcttcttcttcctcttcttcttcctcttcttcctcttcttcttcctcttcttcttcttcttcttcttcctcttcctcttcctctccctctccctctccctcttcctcttcctcttcctcttcctcttcctcttcctcttcctcttcttcttcttcttcttcttcttcttcttcttcttcttcttcttcttcttcttcttcttcttcttctatctctCAAAAGCATGTTTGGATATGATGTTTTAGTTCGtgattttctcttctttcttttgatCTCTTATTTTCTCTCAGTGTTTTACTCTTAATCTCATTATTTCATCTGAGATGTGTTTGATCTCTTCTTAGCAATTCATCATTCTATCCACTGGTCCGATCTACATCGACAATCCTTACTCTTTTAATTGCATTGGCTATTTATACTAAGTATTGGAAATATGACCGTTGTAGTGTAAGACTTATTGAATGTGCGTAGTAGACATTAGAGAGTTGTCAACTTCTCTACTCTGTGTTAGAAGGATGGAGACTTTTCGTGTCGTTGAAGTACGCTTATGCGTAGTCTTCATCGTCTATGATAGTTGTAGGATATGCTTGGTTGTCTCAATACATCATGCTTAGGCTTAGTTTGAATCTATATATTTGTTGGGTCATTGAAGCTTGTGCTTGATAAGACATATATGCTTTCGATACATAGGCGCTCCTAATAGCTTCTGTTGAAGTGGCAGCTATGTGCCTTGATTGGTACTTTGTGTTAGGATTAACTTGTCACGCGTGAACAAGCATAGTATTTAACTTTGGTTTCTTGGTTATAGTTGCTTGATTCCAATTGCTTCCTTAGGATCAATGCTTGATTCTAGTTACTTCCTTAGGAGACTTGTTCCTCTTTCGGATGTTTCAGTCATCATGACTTTGCTTCTCCTTTCAAAATATTTGTTTTGCACAAAATTGGAAGTCAGATAATGTCTTCTGGATTTGTGAGACTCTGAGAGAGAGTTCATGTAAGCTCCCCATTTACTGGACGGCATACCCTAATCCTATTAGCAAGACAAATTTTACTCAGTTGTCTACAGATGAGAAAGTGAATTCATACGTCTTTGGAGCCTACCCTCTCTTGAGTAGCTTTGAACTGTCAAGACCGGAGCTTCATCCTGATTCCTTACACCAATATTTGGGTGACATATGTTTCTCGCACTTGTTATTATGTTGCTTCCTTATACTTATTAATGTTATGGCCAATCTTTAAATGTTTGTAAGCGAAATGTCTCATATGAGTAATGCTAATTTGAAGGGAAACAAGGAGGCGAAGAAGAAAAATCAGTAGTCGACTCTCCAAAATCTTGGATTTTTTAATCAGACAAAGAAGGAAAGTCGGCCATTTAGCAGAGAAGACTGATGTTGTCAATCTTCTCCCATAAGCCAGGGTGATTCACTTTCTAAAAGTGAATGAATATTGTCCAAGACAAAGGCCTTTGGAGTATGTCTTTTATAGAGATGCATTTACTATTTATCACATCCTGAAAAACCTGGAAATCGATCTAGTGCATTTAGTCCATGAGCATATGATGGGAAGGGGAATGGGAGATACTAATGCTTCGCCCTTGTATAACTTTTAATTGAGATGATTTCAGAAAATtaggttttttaattttaattttggattttaTTTGGTATGGTTTGATTTAAGTTAGCGAATTGATGGGGGTTAATTTAGGGTTAACTTAGTGCAGTTATGTTAGTAAATCAGAAgtcaaaattaaatataaatgaaTTAAAATTCACATAAGCCAAAATCAACACGTGACAGTGACGTAGGTCTGATGACACCACATGATAAAATCGTCGAAGCTCAAACTTCGGTGAGAACTTAAAGTTGGGCATTTCCCTAAATAGAGAGATGCTTTTAAgacaaattaaaatcaaatctcACTCATCAAGAAACATAGTTAACCCTTCTTTTAACAAATGTCTAACTGTATATAATCTCTTGTAAGTTTATTGTTTTTGGATGACATTTCATCGGCCAATAAGAAGCATATTGATTCACTATTAAGATGCAAACCTTACAAAATTTATGACAAGTTAGACTTAGAGAACAAAAACATCCAAAACacgaagagaaaaagaaaagttaagAACATTCTTATATGCCTttaacagcagaaacaactcATTGAAACGTGAATACTAGTGGCACACAAGCTTATTACCACTACTAGACCGACACTCTTCAAAGCTGAGCTAAGCGGTTGATATCAATTGGGTAAGCATCAGATGCAGATTGAGAGTTGTAAGCTCTCCTACCAATGATAGTGTTCCCAGCTTCTGTTGGATGAAATGCATCCCAAAATAAGTACTCCCTCCTGTTACTGCAGGGGGCTTGCAGGGGCAGACATGTAATTTGTCCATTGTTCCTTCCTATCCCACAGCACCCAGCATTTGTAACTGTGAAACCTAAAATATTGGAAATCACGTGGGAACAAAATGAGCATGGACTATTTCCAAAATTCGATTCTAATAAATGGGCATTCTATCAAACAAGTGATGTAATAGTACATCGCTTGTGAGTTGTAGCTTATTGAGTTTAGTTGGTTGTGCAACAAATATCACAACTTATCACATAGTTTGTATCTTGCCTTGTTACAAACTTGAATACAAGTTACAAATCTTATTGCACATAGTTACAAATTAAACTCTGAAAGTTACAACAAAGCAATGTATTGTTACCCCACCTATTGGACAAAGCaatgagaaaatgaaaaattaggaCTAGATCATGTTTTAGGAGGAAAATAATTACCATAGGATGATGGGTTGTTTATGACATCTTGAAAGATATCATAAGAGTTTATGTAGATGAATCTTGCATCTGGCAGCTGGTTGTTGAGTTGATCAACAAGGGATTTCAGTCCATTGTTGAATAATTGATTTGCAGAATTGATTCTTTCCACACATGTTCTGCCATCTGGGCTATTCTGGGCCAGTTCATTTGGG
This is a stretch of genomic DNA from Lotus japonicus ecotype B-129 chromosome 1, LjGifu_v1.2. It encodes these proteins:
- the LOC130734602 gene encoding GDSL esterase/lipase At1g29670-like, encoding MPCETKTWLFLPLLLLVANCMQHSVHGKPEVPCLFIFGDSLSDNGNNNNLVTSTKSNYKPYGIDFPTGPTGRFTNGPTTVDIISQLLGFENFIPPFANTSDSDILKGVNYASAAAGIRVESGTHMGADISLAVQFANHIAIVSKIAAKLGGFHKAAKHLNKCLYYVNIGNNDYINNYFLPEIYPTSHFYTPERYAKVLIDQLSLYLQGLQDFGARKYVLVGMGLIGCTPNAISTRGTNGACVEEENAAAIIFNNKLKSSVQKFNHKFSADSKFIFINSTAGSLGNSLGFKVLNASCCKTGAHGLCIRDQIPCQNRNEYIFWDEFHPTKAANIFTAFASYNASNPAFTYPIDIKHLVQSF